A window of Amyelois transitella isolate CPQ chromosome 30, ilAmyTran1.1, whole genome shotgun sequence contains these coding sequences:
- the LOC106142075 gene encoding uncharacterized protein LOC106142075 yields the protein MWPEGGIKTDPCPCCKVCTNCPGFQKVLTAPDAGYVLYRHTTRVEEINKKTGAIETVTDTMDDVFIVESTKVTPLGKIDFDPEIDRNQIKCPRCVQILKRAQTLLKNQDFGRSDVIGICEHCRQKTQTGRTCLKCEKAVKKFQTSMQAQKQGYTQRVKTWLSKIQRLIKTSTADDKGEVQVGKLKRRHSDVDINNLLMKISKTDREPNIKDLLTDGAREIYSAKKGALSERAYRAGALKDIDIKFYETSDENKFSHEDKYFVPSYDRRHAIDTLMPSNVTLDEFEIEKDFIRKYGKSYKGSESKDKFTSVGKFRVEDEVLKGRYGYERRHSAFRSYREEYDKQIPLTTKISKGYVSDKVSSARERYEDIKMKDYSDDFQHDDDNRKHDYTPRDRRHYEDDHKYLIRDKDVSDDKRQIKEYIKEEDRTTDHPTSIKESQKKLEGRISPDTKIIYESPTRMRRYHSEESLLTGMTKMREDLRKQKIFDYYFPVTKDEVKKITVAKDVSSSELIKDTLDKLKTKIEGEKKKQEAADRLKEERRKQLEKGKMERKGSLAEDFEEKSKDKKKGKSVTKEDQVSDKVVKEKPTKEKISKDKIPKEAKKKETPIDSAKEEKVKKGKEEIVEKRIKEGASKEKNKLEKSEKIVKEDKLKQEKPKQEKPKQEKPKQEKPKQEKSKDEKPSGEKSKDEKPSGEKSKEKKPVDEKSKDEKSKEGKLKEAAGPKDDMSKEKELKMKEDQMKLKLDQDAEERKKLRLNEEAADRERQKKELQLQREEARKQKLEDAQKAKEEAEKKKKEQIFEKPPQTFALTTIKMKKPSIFQLDKEKDKLKERKIPTPGEIKIHKKHCIHKHGSCDICVDSDLDIDVQNVWWEKEKEELIKDRIKEAVVGENIYRYKTQIGVEEEKGVQPTVFYKDYGDNYGQDSGESRIEKNAGTKSRMMRFGKSEHEYNTKGVVRYALSDRSFIEKGWTKLPTEKVVRKMNVYRMRPAHPEFNWFEHHKNRGFMEYDTGERLAEFDENGRGRWYYRSGLLALDYYDAEEVNAQQRFVVYSSGEPDQRGRSRPRTVLAAFDYLGNGIVFDHAGKIRLKYNQTEGVVLDRTLGPISHWKWHTLNDPPVLQQVMIDTQLAHKDPEILKLGGQMDNKQRPDDEQMLAIEFDNFIKEKSAKLTQSFKPFQIKMKALKINEYFSLRVLDQATVYLIFRDGITNIKMNIGMILDHKEIVDTDTAEVGEVSNNLERLPAKTDSLAGLQKSVDDARRLERCRTERDRRIRRPQAAVSVDRFQEAVSKPLMLPLRTMESPSGVSRFCKCRKSCNVYYDTSII from the exons atGTGGCCGGAAGGCGG AATTAAGACTGACCCGTGCCCTTGCTGCAAGGTCTGCACGAACTGTCCAGGTTTCCAGAAGGTTCTGACTGCCCCGGATGCTGGGTATGTCCTGTACCGTCACACCACGCGAGTTGAGGAG ATCAACAAAAAAACCGGCGCTATCGAAACTGTCACAGATACAATGGATGATGTATTCATTGTAGAAAGTACTAAAGTAACCCCATTGGGCAAGATTGATTTTGATCCGGAAATTG ATCGAAATCAGATAAAATGTCCACGATGCGTCCAAATACTAAAACGTGCGCAAACGCTATTAAAGAATCAGGATTTTGGCAGAAGCGACGTAATAGGGATCTGCGAGCATTGTCGCCAGAAAACTCAGACCGGACGAACGTGTCTGAAGTGTGAAAAAGCAGTCAAGAAGTTTCAGACAAGTATGCAAGCTCAAAAACAAGGTTACACACAAAGAGTGAAGACTTGGCTGTCGAAAATCCAACGTCTAATCAAAACGAGTACCGCTGATGATAAAGGCGAGGTTCAAGTTGGTAAATTGAAACGCAGACATTCAGATGTTGACATTAATAACTTACTCATGAAAATATCTAAAACTGATCGCGAACCTAATATAAAAGATCTGTTAACAGATGGTGCACGTGAAATTTATTCCGCCAAGAAAGGAGCTCTTAGTGAGCGAGCATACCGTGCTGGAGCACTGAaggatatagatataaaattctaTGAAACGAgcgatgaaaataaattttcacatgaagataaatattttgttccgAGTTATGATAGACGTCACGCTATTGATACCCTAATGCCTTCCAATGTGACACTTGACGAGTTCGAAattgaaaaagattttattcgAAAGTATGGAAAAAGCTATAAAGGTTCTGAAAGTAAGGATAAGTTTACATCAGTGGGCAAATTCAGGGTTGAGGATGAAGTTCTTAAGGGACGTTACGGGTATGAAAGAAGACATTCGGCGTTTAGAAGTTATCGTGAAGAATATGACAAACAAATTCCACTCACAACGAAAATTAGTAAGGGTTATGTATCAGATAAGGTTTCATCTGCCCGTGAACGGTATGAAGAcattaaaatgaaagattATTCTGACGATTTTCAACATGATGATGATAACAGGAAACATGATTACACACCAAGAGATAGAAGGCATTACGAAGAtgatcataaatatttaataagagataaagatgtAAGCGATGATAAAAGGCagataaaagaatatattaaagAAGAAGATAGAACTACGGATCATCCAACTTCAATTAAAGAATCACAAAAGAAATTAGAAGGCAGGATATCACCGGACACTAAGATAATTTACGAGTCACCAACGCGCATGAGAAGATATCATTCAGAGGAATCACTTCTGACTGGTATGACAAAGATGAGAGAGGATTTGCGAAAGCAGAAAATTTTCGATTATTACTTTCCGGTAACGAAAGATGAGGTTAAAAAGATAACAGTGGCAAAAGACGTAAGCTCCTCTGAACTGATAAAAGATACATTGGATAAATTGAAAACGAAAATAGAAGGAGAGAAAAAGAAGCAAGAGGCGGCTGACAGATTAAAAGAAGAACGTAGAAAACAGCTTGAGAAGGGAAAAATGGAAAGGAAAGGAAGTTTGGCAGAagattttgaagaaaaatctAAAGATAAAAAGAAAG GAAAATCTGTGACAAAAGAAGACCAAGTTTCAGATAAAGTCGTTAAAGAAAAACCAACGAAAGAGAAAATAAGTAAGGATAAAATACCAAAAGAAGCCAAAAAGAAAGAAACTCCAATCGATTCGgctaaagaagaaaaagtaaaaaagggaAAAGAAGAAATAGTTGAAAAGAGAATCAAAGAAGGAGCgtctaaagaaaaaaataaattagaaaaatctgaaaaaattgttaaagaaGACAAATTAAAGCAAGAGAAACCTAAACAAGAAAAACCTAAACAAGAAAAACCCAAACAAGAAAAACCCAAACAAGAAAAATCTAAGGACGAGAAGCCTTCGGGCGAAAAATCTAAGGACGAGAAGCCTTCGGGCGAAAAATCTAAGGAAAAAAAGCCTGTGGACGAAAAATCTAAGGATGAAAAGTCAAAAGAAGGAAAATTGAAGGAAGCCGCCGGACCCAAGGACGATAtgtcaaaagaaaaagaattaaaGATGAAAGAGGATCAAATGAAGCTGAAACTTGATCAAGATGCAGAAGAACGTAAGAAACTCAGGTTGAATGAAGAGGCGGCGGATAGAGAACGGCAAAAGAAGGAACTGCAACTGCAGAGAGAAGAAGCCAGAAAGCAGAAATTGGAAGACGCACAAAAAGCTAAAGAGGAAGccgagaagaagaagaaagagcAGATTTTCGAGAAACCGCCACAAACTTTTGCTCTGACTACAATCAAAATGAAGAAACCGTCTATTTTTCAACTTGATAAAGAGAAAGATAAGCTTAAAGAGAGAAAAATACCAACACCcggtgaaattaaaatccaTAAGAAACATTGTATACATAAACATGGTAGCTGCGACATTTGTGTTGATTCAGATTTAGACATTGATGTGCAGAACGTGTGGTGGGAAAAAGAGAAGGAAGAATTGATAAAAGATAGAATCAAAGAAGCTGTTGTtggtgaaaatatttatagatataaaacacaaattgGTGTGGAAGAAGAGAAAGGGGTTCAACCGACAGTTTTCTATAAAGATTATGGTGACAATTATGGTCAGGACAGTGGCGAGTCAAGGATTGAGAAGAACGCAGGAACCAAAAGTAGAATGATGAGGTTTGGTAAATCG gaaCACGAATACAATACTAAGGGGGTAGTTCGTTACGCCTTGTCAGATCGCTCGTTCATAGAGAAAGGTTGGACGAAACTGCCCACGGAAAAAGTTGTGAGGAAG ATGAACGTGTACCGCATGAGACCAGCTCATCCGGAATTCAACTGGTTCGAGCACCACAAGAACCGTGGCTTCATGGAGTACGACACAGGGGAGAGGCTCGCAGAGTTTGATGAGAACGGGCGAGGCCGCTGGTATTACAGGAGCGGGCTGCTGGCCCTGGACTATTACGATGCTGAAG AAGTGAACGCCCAGCAACGCTTCGTGGTCTACAGCAGCGGTGAGCCGGACCAGCGTGGCAGGTCTCGCCCCAGGACAGTCCTGGCTGCCTTTGACTACCTGGGTAATGGCATCGTCTTTGACCACGCGGGAAAGATCAG ACTAAAATACAATCAGACCGAAGGCGTTGTTTTGGACCGGACCCTGGGACCAATATCTCATTGGAAATGGCACACGCTGAACGACCCGCCCGTCCTACAGCAAGTCATGATCGACACTCAACTGGCCCACAAAGATCCAGAGATTCTCAAACTTGGCGGGCAAATGGACAACAAGCAGAGGCCGGACGACGAGCAAATGCTGGCTATAGAATTCGACAACTTCATCAAAGAGAAGAGCGCCAAATTGACGCAGTCGTTCAAACCGTTTCAGATAAAAATGAAGGCGTTGAAGATCAATGAGTATTTCTCGCTGCGCGTGTTGGATCAGGCGACTGTCTATCTCATATTCAGAGATGGCATTACGAACATCAAAATGAATATAGGAATGATATTAGATCATAAAGAAATCGTAGACACAGATACCGCGGAAGTGGGGGAGGTGTCTAATAATTTGGAGCGGTTGCCGGCAAAAACTGACAGTTTAGCGGGGCTGCAGAAGAGTGTGGATGATGCTCGCAGACTGGAGAGGTGTAGGACGGAAAGAGATAGAAGAATAAGGAGACCACAGGCCGCGGTTAGTGTGGACCGATTTCAAGAGGCAGTTTCGAAGCCGCTGATGTTACCGTTAAGGACAATGGAGTCGCCGAGCGGCGTGAGCAGATTTTGCAAATGCAGAAAGAGTTGTAACGTCTATTATGATACCAGTATTATATGA